In the Ensifer adhaerens genome, one interval contains:
- a CDS encoding putative 2-aminoethylphosphonate ABC transporter permease subunit, whose product MVLEAPHLPAIGKRLRQEASRDDRIKLGFMAIIGLYLVVALGAPLFVMLSKSLSTYRFELSAFEFQVSDETGANWGPVVSAEDLNRTLAAVTEAELSVSSDGRLAATKFFPEFKFRSPVHYRIRGTTDDTTFLVGSTLEKGTEWRDYDSGTFRRVVLRPARSLGFENFSTYFSTPALAQSIYNSVLMAVISTVFTITIAFALAFGLTRSCMPLKGLFRGILTIPILVPSLLPGIALVYLFGNQGIFRDWLLGYSIYGPIGIVIGSIFFTLPHAFLIILTALSVADARHYEAAASLKASKWRTFTTVTVPGARYGIVSAAFVVFTLVITDFGLPKVIGGQYGMLAVDIYKQVIGQQNFEMGAVVSVILLVPAVLAFYVDQRIQKRQVALLSARAVPYTPKRNPRTDALCFAFACLVSFFILGMIAMCQIAAVVKFWPYDLTLTAKNFAFDLMDGGGWAAYGNSIRLALLTALFGSVVVFAGAYMVEKADGFRFGRGLFHFLAMMPMAVPGMVLGLAYIFFFNNPANPLHPIYGTMAILVVSTVTHFYTVAHLTALTALKQMDPEFESVAASLKQPFHRLFFRVTVPVCLPAILNIAIYLFVNAMTTVSAVVFLYSTDTKLASVAVLNMDDAGDIAPAAAMGMMIFYTNVAAKLVHALIARGLLARTQAWR is encoded by the coding sequence GCACTCGGTGCGCCGCTCTTCGTCATGCTGTCGAAGTCGCTTTCGACCTATCGGTTCGAGCTTTCAGCCTTCGAGTTCCAGGTGAGCGACGAGACGGGCGCGAACTGGGGGCCGGTCGTTAGCGCCGAAGACCTGAACCGCACACTCGCGGCCGTGACGGAAGCCGAGCTTTCCGTGAGTTCGGACGGGCGGCTTGCCGCCACGAAGTTCTTCCCAGAGTTCAAGTTCCGCAGCCCCGTCCACTACCGCATTCGCGGTACGACTGACGATACGACCTTCCTCGTCGGCTCCACCCTGGAGAAGGGCACGGAGTGGCGCGACTACGATTCCGGCACGTTCCGGCGTGTCGTCCTCAGACCCGCCCGCAGCCTTGGCTTCGAGAATTTCAGCACGTACTTCTCGACGCCCGCCCTTGCCCAGTCGATCTACAATTCGGTGCTGATGGCGGTGATCAGCACTGTGTTCACGATAACGATCGCCTTCGCGCTGGCCTTCGGCCTGACGCGAAGCTGCATGCCCCTGAAGGGGCTGTTTCGTGGCATCCTGACGATCCCGATCCTTGTGCCGTCGCTGCTGCCGGGCATTGCACTCGTCTATCTCTTCGGCAATCAGGGTATCTTTAGGGATTGGCTGCTGGGCTATTCCATCTATGGACCGATCGGTATCGTCATCGGCTCGATCTTCTTCACCCTGCCGCACGCCTTTCTGATCATCCTGACCGCCCTTTCCGTCGCCGACGCCCGGCACTACGAAGCGGCCGCGTCGCTAAAGGCCAGCAAGTGGCGCACGTTTACGACAGTCACCGTGCCCGGTGCGCGCTACGGCATCGTTTCGGCCGCCTTCGTCGTCTTTACGCTCGTCATCACCGATTTCGGCTTGCCCAAGGTGATCGGCGGGCAATACGGCATGCTCGCGGTCGACATCTACAAGCAGGTGATCGGCCAGCAGAACTTCGAGATGGGTGCGGTCGTCTCCGTCATCCTGCTGGTGCCGGCTGTACTGGCCTTCTACGTCGACCAGCGCATTCAGAAGCGGCAGGTGGCGCTGTTGTCGGCGCGCGCCGTACCCTACACGCCTAAACGCAACCCTCGCACGGATGCGCTTTGCTTTGCCTTCGCCTGCCTTGTCAGCTTCTTCATCCTCGGCATGATTGCCATGTGCCAGATCGCAGCGGTCGTGAAGTTCTGGCCTTATGATCTGACGCTGACAGCGAAGAACTTCGCCTTCGACCTGATGGACGGTGGCGGATGGGCGGCCTATGGCAACTCGATCCGGCTTGCATTGCTGACGGCGCTCTTCGGTTCGGTCGTCGTCTTTGCCGGCGCCTACATGGTCGAGAAGGCTGATGGCTTCCGCTTCGGCCGTGGCCTCTTTCACTTCCTGGCAATGATGCCGATGGCGGTGCCCGGCATGGTGCTCGGCCTTGCCTATATCTTCTTCTTCAACAACCCGGCCAATCCGCTGCACCCGATCTACGGCACGATGGCGATCCTCGTCGTATCGACGGTGACGCACTTCTACACCGTCGCGCATCTGACCGCGCTGACGGCGCTGAAGCAGATGGACCCGGAATTCGAATCGGTCGCCGCCTCGCTCAAGCAGCCCTTCCACCGTCTGTTCTTCCGGGTCACGGTGCCGGTCTGCCTCCCGGCGATCCTCAACATCGCGATCTATCTCTTCGTCAACGCGATGACGACCGTCTCGGCGGTGGTGTTTCTCTACTCGACCGACACCAAGCTCGCATCGGTTGCCGTGCTCAACATGGACGACGCCGGCGACATCGCGCCGGCCGCCGCCATGGGCATGATGATCTTCTATACCAATGTCGCGGCCAAGCTCGTCCATGCGCTGATCGCGCGCGGCCTGCTGGCCCGCACCCAGGCCTGGCGCTAA